A window of Lytechinus variegatus isolate NC3 chromosome 15, Lvar_3.0, whole genome shotgun sequence contains these coding sequences:
- the LOC121428548 gene encoding uncharacterized protein LOC121428548: MEAIQSSSTENAVPTLVGENAIPKQQSLGSEENTLMISPQTNSKSPEPSSSNGHSQHDTRPRSSTDVRHIRNHPRSPTSPGTSDPHRNQRLRSKSHSISSTSSENMHLEDSFPEDDNRTREREMWAMLAGQTAFKFESYIFQRVLPKSLIKPHIFPRHVEDMETLIEKYMSTGKTQRLEGAAEKWATLKTEWKWRKAHGLVIGTAKSAYLHISNPLEVMMKLDREKGDSLEDARRAYRNVLPGNLHEPGQEVVELMHVIGLLTDKSSPPSPM, from the coding sequence ATGGAAGCGATTCAGTCATCTTCCACCGAGAATGCAGTTCCGACTCTCGTTGGTGAAAACGCAATACCAAAACAGCAATCTCTTGGCTCAGAAGAAAATACCTTGATGATTTCACCACAAACCAACTCCAAATCACCCGAAcctagtagtagtaatggtcaCAGTCAACATGATACCCGTCCAAGGAGTTCTACTGATGTAAGGCATATACGGAACCACCCCAGGTCGCCGACTAGCCCCGGGACATCGGATCCACACCGAAACCAAAGGCTGCGAAGTAAATCCCATAGCATTAGTAGTACTAGCAGTGAAAACATGCACTTAGAAGACAGTTTTCCAGAAGACGACAACAGAACGCGGGAGCGGGAGATGTGGGCCATGCTCGCTGGACAGACTGCGTTCAAGTTCGAGTCGTACATCTTCCAGCGTGTGCTTCCCAAGTCGCTCATCAAGCCACACATCTTCCCACGCCATGTCGAGGACATGGAGACTTTGATCGAGAAGTACATGTCGACGGGAAAGACGCAACGGCTTGAAGGAGCCGCAGAGAAGTGGGCCACTTTGAAAACTGAGTGGAAATGGCGGAAGGCGCATGGCCTGGTGATCGGCACAGCCAAATCGGCTTACCTCCATATCTCAAACCCTTTGGAAGTGATGATGAAGTTAGATCGGGAAAAGGGGGACAGTCTGGAAGATGCCAGAAGAGCTTACCGGAATGTCCTCCCTGGAAACCTTCACGAACCAGGACAGGAAGTTGTAGAGTTGATGCATGTGATCGGACTCCTTACTGACAAGTCGTCTCCTCCGAGTCCAATGTGA